The following proteins come from a genomic window of Liolophura sinensis isolate JHLJ2023 chromosome 13, CUHK_Ljap_v2, whole genome shotgun sequence:
- the LOC135480882 gene encoding E3 ubiquitin-protein ligase TRIM9-like has product MGDELCCSLCVDIFREPVYLPCHHSFCRKCLRFLVEKSKPIEGEDKPNSPGSNSIPHHVTCPLCRAPTVLTQEDITALPVNRELGEKVAKIQPDVKAKEDTPLCSMCKDATISVATIFCSNCDGFFCHDCLTLLHPMRGPFKRHTIVPVNELWAQKVTDGHGITDKTVGSNPSQHVTSTVSHSLFTV; this is encoded by the coding sequence atGGGAGATGAGTTGTGTTGTTCCTTGTGTGTGGATATTTTCCGGGAACCAGTGTATCTACCGTGCCACCATAGTTTCTGTCGGAAATGTCTGAGATTTTTAGTTGAGAAGTCCAAGCCTATCGAGGGTGAAGATAAGCCCAACTCCCCTGGCAGTAATTCCATTCCCCATCATGTTACCTGTCCGTTGTGTCGCGCTCCCACCGTCTTAACGCAGGAGGATATTACCGCTCTACCTGTGAACAGGGAACTGGGCGAAAAAGTGGCGAAAATACAACCAGATGTCAAAGCCAAGGAGGACACGCCTTTGTGCTCAATGTGCAAAGACGCAACCATCTCTGTCGCCACCATATTTTGTTCCAACTGTGACGGCTTTTTCTGCCATGACTGCCTAACATTACTACATCCAATGAGAGGGCCGTTCAAGCGCCACACAATTGTACCTGTAAATGAGCTCTGGGCCCAGAAGGTGACAGATGGGCACGGGATAACCGACAAAACAGTTGGATCAAACCCAAGCCAGCATGTGACAAGCACAGTCAGCCACTCTCTATTTACTGTGTAA